From Pseudomonas sp. CCI4.2, one genomic window encodes:
- a CDS encoding SDR family oxidoreductase, protein MTTQPNHSKKGTALITGASTGIGAIYADRLAKRGYDLILVARQQARLDAVATGIRSESGREVAVVVADLNVAADVRRVEAILSSDASITLLVNNAGVGATSSVLESDADKMDAMIGLNITSLARLAGAAARGFAARGTGALINIASIVAVAPEILNGVYGGSKAFVLAFSQSLHHELKDKGVQVQVVLPGATRTEFWDVAGLPAEHLPQNIVMDAQDMVDAALAGFDQGELVTIPSLPNAADWQAYEEARQHLVPNLSLSEPAPRFNVDRAGRN, encoded by the coding sequence ATGACGACTCAACCGAATCATTCGAAAAAAGGCACCGCTCTGATTACCGGCGCATCCACCGGGATTGGGGCGATTTACGCTGATCGCTTGGCGAAACGCGGCTACGACCTGATTTTGGTTGCTCGCCAACAAGCGCGTCTGGACGCCGTCGCCACCGGTATTCGCAGTGAAAGCGGGCGTGAAGTGGCGGTGGTCGTCGCGGATTTGAACGTGGCCGCTGACGTGCGTCGGGTTGAAGCGATTTTGAGCAGCGACGCGAGCATCACGCTGCTGGTAAACAACGCCGGGGTTGGCGCAACGTCCAGCGTGCTGGAGTCAGACGCCGACAAGATGGATGCGATGATCGGCCTAAACATTACCAGCCTCGCGCGTCTTGCCGGTGCTGCGGCCCGTGGGTTTGCGGCGCGTGGCACGGGAGCGTTGATCAACATTGCCTCAATCGTAGCGGTCGCTCCCGAAATTCTGAACGGCGTGTACGGCGGCTCCAAAGCGTTCGTGTTGGCCTTCAGCCAATCGCTGCACCACGAACTCAAAGACAAGGGCGTTCAGGTTCAAGTGGTGTTGCCTGGCGCGACGCGTACCGAATTCTGGGACGTTGCCGGTTTGCCGGCCGAGCATCTGCCGCAGAACATCGTCATGGACGCCCAAGACATGGTCGATGCTGCTCTGGCCGGGTTTGATCAAGGTGAACTGGTGACGATTCCTTCGCTGCCGAATGCCGCTGATTGGCAGGCTTACGAGGAAGCCCGCCAACACTTGGTGCCAAACCTGTCACTGAGCGAACCCGCGCCACGCTTCAATGTGGACCGTGCTGGCCGCAACTGA
- a CDS encoding AraC family transcriptional regulator yields MTPRNWIDLKQDAESGIETIRAHFEGHAYDPHWHDSYLVGVTEQGVQQFNCRRQRHLSTPGRVFLLEPGEVHDGDAPAPEGFTYRTLYLDPQWLDRELRSLFEDTPEHSQVSFAATLADDPRLAIATANAFQSLHSHEMRIVRQTALDTLIASLTSHLRWRSQLSPDPRMPLVAHKTREYLHSHMDQDIGLDDLARVSGVDRFRLTRAFKAAFGLAPHAYLVQLRLAKARRLLAAGQSPVEVAAALGFADQSHLGRWFQRAYRMTPADYRKRCSNLPD; encoded by the coding sequence ATGACGCCGCGTAACTGGATCGATTTGAAGCAGGACGCAGAGTCAGGGATCGAGACTATTCGCGCTCATTTTGAGGGGCATGCCTACGATCCTCATTGGCATGACAGTTATCTGGTAGGCGTCACAGAACAAGGCGTTCAGCAATTCAACTGCCGACGGCAGCGGCATTTGAGTACGCCGGGCCGGGTGTTTTTGCTGGAGCCTGGGGAAGTACACGACGGCGATGCCCCCGCACCGGAAGGTTTCACCTACCGAACCTTGTACCTGGACCCACAATGGCTGGACCGCGAGTTGCGCTCGCTGTTCGAAGACACGCCTGAACACAGCCAAGTGAGCTTTGCCGCCACGTTGGCGGACGATCCGCGCCTGGCCATCGCCACCGCCAATGCGTTCCAAAGCCTGCACAGCCATGAAATGCGCATCGTGCGCCAGACCGCACTCGATACCTTGATCGCCAGCCTGACCAGCCATTTGCGCTGGCGCTCGCAACTGTCCCCCGACCCGCGTATGCCGCTGGTCGCCCACAAAACGCGGGAATACCTGCACAGCCACATGGATCAAGACATCGGTCTGGACGACTTGGCTCGGGTGTCCGGCGTAGACCGCTTTCGCCTGACCCGAGCGTTTAAAGCGGCGTTCGGATTGGCGCCTCACGCGTACCTGGTCCAGCTACGTCTAGCCAAGGCTCGGCGGTTGCTGGCAGCCGGTCAATCACCGGTGGAGGTCGCCGCCGCCCTCGGGTTTGCGGATCAAAGCCACCTTGGCCGCTGGTTTCAGCGGGCCTACCGCATGACCCCGGCCGACTACCGAAAACGCTGCTCAAATCTTCCAGACTGA
- a CDS encoding methyl-accepting chemotaxis protein: MTDVIRTIAEGEGNLRQRLDTGKMANDETGDMGRWINSFIDHLDAVVGQVIHASQSMGKTNELMLGSSQEAGFTSSEVADAVNRMMLIVEGQLGEINQASLTAEQMKRAMDEVVRHAREQFEAVRVGTQSIRDVVERSASSVQSLDNRMAQIGNIIGLITNITNQTNLLALNAAIEAARAGEHGRGFAVVADEVRSLAIRTASAADDIKHMVEGLQSETQQAVAFMESGVQDVDNHLRATQEASSQDAQLHQEVESMINIIQQLSDRSLDYGKTIKRVDLASGEMRETVVVLQNSAEIVRLNANKLQKLVGQFEVSNGRGKSAASL, encoded by the coding sequence ATGACCGACGTGATTCGGACCATTGCCGAAGGCGAAGGCAACCTGCGCCAGCGGTTGGATACGGGCAAAATGGCCAATGACGAAACCGGTGACATGGGCCGTTGGATCAACAGTTTTATTGATCACTTGGACGCGGTAGTGGGCCAAGTGATCCACGCCTCTCAGAGCATGGGTAAAACCAACGAACTGATGCTCGGCAGCAGCCAGGAGGCCGGTTTCACCTCCAGCGAAGTGGCCGATGCAGTGAACCGCATGATGCTGATCGTTGAGGGTCAGCTGGGCGAAATCAACCAAGCGTCGTTGACCGCCGAGCAAATGAAAAGGGCCATGGACGAGGTTGTTCGACACGCCCGCGAGCAGTTCGAGGCAGTCCGTGTCGGCACCCAATCGATCCGCGACGTGGTGGAGCGCTCAGCGTCCAGCGTGCAGTCGCTTGACAATCGGATGGCGCAAATCGGCAACATCATCGGGTTGATCACCAACATCACCAATCAAACCAACTTGCTGGCGCTCAACGCCGCCATTGAAGCCGCACGAGCCGGTGAGCATGGCCGTGGTTTTGCGGTGGTGGCCGACGAAGTGCGCAGCTTGGCAATCCGTACCGCCAGCGCTGCCGACGACATCAAACACATGGTCGAGGGCCTGCAAAGCGAAACCCAGCAAGCGGTAGCGTTTATGGAAAGCGGCGTACAGGACGTCGACAACCACTTACGCGCCACCCAGGAAGCCTCTTCGCAAGATGCTCAATTGCATCAAGAAGTAGAGAGCATGATTAATATCATCCAGCAGCTCAGCGACCGCAGCCTGGATTATGGCAAGACGATAAAACGGGTCGACTTGGCCTCGGGGGAAATGCGCGAAACCGTCGTGGTACTACAGAACAGCGCGGAAATCGTGCGCCTCAACGCAAACAAACTGCAAAAACTGGTGGGACAGTTCGAGGTCAGCAATGGCCGAGGAAAGTCTGCGGCCTCGTTGTAG
- a CDS encoding LysE family translocator yields MTPSLLLAVLASGFIYGITPGPGVLAVFGIGAAQGRRAGAAFLSGHLLGDVVWCSTALVAIVGARVIGSTAFDVLGVLSGLYLFWLGLRALSAKRSHNDQPQSVARQPFWHGVTFGLTNPKAYPVAVATFTALISSRAELLNWSMLPAMILLSFIGGIAAYAIVVAIVGARHVRAVYVRHEVAITRVCGIMFIGFAINALVHSVPGLLKKL; encoded by the coding sequence ATGACCCCTTCCCTGCTGTTAGCGGTACTGGCCTCCGGCTTTATTTATGGCATCACCCCAGGTCCCGGCGTATTAGCGGTGTTCGGTATTGGCGCCGCGCAAGGACGACGCGCCGGGGCGGCCTTTCTTAGCGGGCACTTGCTGGGCGACGTGGTCTGGTGCAGCACCGCTCTGGTCGCAATTGTCGGTGCCAGGGTCATCGGCAGTACCGCGTTCGATGTACTTGGGGTGCTCAGTGGACTTTACCTGTTCTGGCTAGGCCTGCGCGCCTTGAGTGCCAAACGCAGTCATAACGATCAACCCCAGAGCGTTGCGCGTCAGCCCTTTTGGCATGGCGTGACATTTGGCCTAACCAACCCAAAGGCCTATCCAGTTGCAGTGGCAACTTTTACCGCGTTGATTTCCAGCCGCGCCGAGCTGCTGAATTGGTCAATGCTGCCGGCGATGATTCTGCTCAGTTTCATCGGCGGCATTGCAGCGTACGCCATCGTCGTCGCCATCGTCGGTGCCCGGCATGTGCGAGCGGTGTACGTACGTCATGAAGTAGCCATTACTCGTGTCTGCGGGATAATGTTCATCGGCTTCGCGATTAACGCGCTGGTGCATTCAGTGCCCGGTTTACTGAAAAAACTGTAG
- a CDS encoding low temperature requirement protein A, whose translation MSPSSLLRSRGSHDSGKVGMIELFFDLVFVFAVTQLSHSLLANLTVQGALQVTMLLLAVWWVWIFTSWITNWLDPERIPVRLALFALMLAGLLLSVSIPNAFTDRGPMFAFAYVAMQVGRTSFAIWAVRHEPLNMTRNFQRILVWLLCAGVFWIGGGLLDDGLRIGLWGVALVIELISPSVYFWVPGLGRSSLDDWNIEGNHMAERCALFVIIALGESLLVTGATFGQLELTLSTVIAFLVAVLGSVAMWWVYFDSGAERALHRIANSEDPGREARVAYTYLHALIIAGIIASAVADELVLMHTDHATGPGISAILAGPALYLLGTALFKMVTASRIILPLSHLIGLLLLVVLAPFAFAQWLSALALGSLTTGILLIVATWESVALRKVAQENTTHALGQELPK comes from the coding sequence ATGAGTCCTTCATCTCTACTGCGTAGCCGTGGCAGTCACGACAGTGGCAAGGTCGGCATGATTGAATTGTTTTTCGATCTGGTATTTGTTTTTGCCGTCACCCAACTGTCCCACTCGCTGCTCGCCAACCTCACAGTGCAAGGCGCGCTGCAGGTGACGATGCTGCTTCTGGCGGTGTGGTGGGTGTGGATTTTTACCTCGTGGATCACCAACTGGCTCGACCCGGAACGCATCCCCGTGCGCCTGGCGCTGTTCGCCTTGATGTTGGCCGGGTTGCTGTTGTCGGTGTCGATACCCAATGCATTTACTGATCGCGGACCGATGTTTGCCTTCGCCTACGTCGCTATGCAGGTGGGGCGAACCTCCTTCGCGATCTGGGCAGTGCGTCATGAACCGCTGAACATGACCCGCAATTTTCAACGGATATTGGTGTGGCTGCTGTGCGCCGGGGTGTTCTGGATTGGCGGAGGCCTGCTCGACGATGGCCTGCGCATCGGACTCTGGGGGGTGGCGTTGGTGATCGAGCTGATTTCACCCTCGGTCTATTTCTGGGTGCCTGGGCTGGGGCGTTCGAGCCTGGATGACTGGAACATCGAAGGCAATCACATGGCCGAACGCTGCGCATTGTTCGTGATCATTGCGTTGGGTGAGTCGCTGCTGGTCACGGGTGCTACCTTTGGTCAACTGGAGCTGACACTGAGTACGGTGATCGCGTTTCTGGTCGCGGTGCTCGGCAGTGTCGCCATGTGGTGGGTGTATTTCGACAGCGGCGCTGAGCGCGCCCTCCATCGCATCGCTAACTCCGAGGACCCCGGCCGCGAAGCGCGTGTGGCGTACACCTACCTGCACGCGTTAATCATTGCCGGAATCATCGCCAGCGCGGTGGCCGATGAATTGGTGCTGATGCACACCGACCACGCCACCGGCCCCGGCATCAGCGCCATCCTTGCCGGGCCGGCGCTTTACCTGCTGGGTACGGCGCTGTTCAAGATGGTCACCGCCTCGCGAATCATCCTTCCGCTGTCGCATTTGATCGGCTTATTGCTGCTGGTAGTCCTTGCGCCGTTTGCATTCGCCCAGTGGTTATCAGCGCTGGCACTGGGCTCGCTGACCACCGGTATTTTGCTCATCGTGGCGACGTGGGAAAGCGTGGCATTGCGAAAAGTGGCGCAGGAAAACACCACCCATGCATTGGGTCAGGAACTCCCTAAATAA
- a CDS encoding PAS domain-containing sensor histidine kinase — protein sequence MSDKFGPLPDSDSLWDTAACGLLLTTTAGSIVRVNTTFCGWVGFSQDELLGRRFQELLSMGGRIFHQTHWAPLLQMQGSVAEVKLDLVHKSGHSIPMMLNALRRQHLEGIFHELAIFVAEDRNRYERELLAARKLAEERLLQQLEAQQALSVAQKRLRLAHADAEIRATFAEQMVGIVSHDLRNPLTAIKMAAGLLECNEGDEKRIRLLGHINQSADRAQRLIADLLDFTQARVGRGIVVKPQVIDLHAVVASCVEELAIAFPQRVLSHQHDGQGPCVADGDRLYQAIGNLVANAMTYGDADGIVAITSTVETDRLLITVHNRGAPIPPRLLGNLFEPMIRGTNGGDDVRSVGLGLFIVREIARAHQGDVRVVSTLEAGTTFTINLPQAPA from the coding sequence ATCGTCCGAGTGAATACGACGTTTTGCGGCTGGGTAGGTTTTAGCCAGGACGAATTGCTCGGGCGACGGTTTCAAGAGCTGTTGAGCATGGGCGGGCGGATTTTTCACCAAACCCATTGGGCGCCGCTGTTGCAAATGCAGGGCTCGGTGGCCGAGGTCAAACTGGACCTGGTTCATAAAAGCGGCCACTCGATTCCCATGATGCTCAATGCGCTGCGCCGGCAACATCTCGAAGGGATCTTTCACGAGCTGGCGATATTTGTGGCAGAAGACCGCAACCGGTACGAGCGCGAATTGCTCGCTGCGCGCAAGCTGGCCGAAGAGCGCTTGCTGCAACAGCTTGAGGCGCAGCAGGCGCTTTCGGTGGCGCAAAAACGCCTGCGGCTGGCGCATGCCGACGCGGAGATTCGCGCGACCTTTGCCGAGCAGATGGTGGGGATTGTCAGTCACGACCTGCGCAATCCGCTGACCGCGATAAAAATGGCCGCCGGCTTACTGGAGTGCAATGAAGGCGACGAAAAACGCATACGCCTTCTCGGCCATATCAACCAATCTGCCGACCGTGCACAACGCTTGATTGCTGACCTGTTGGACTTCACCCAAGCACGGGTTGGGCGCGGGATTGTGGTCAAACCGCAGGTGATCGACCTGCACGCCGTGGTTGCCAGTTGCGTAGAGGAACTAGCGATCGCCTTTCCTCAGCGCGTGTTGAGCCATCAGCACGACGGCCAAGGGCCCTGTGTCGCTGACGGTGATCGCTTGTATCAAGCCATTGGCAATCTGGTGGCCAATGCCATGACCTATGGCGACGCTGATGGGATTGTTGCGATTACCTCTACCGTAGAAACCGATCGATTGCTTATTACCGTGCATAACCGGGGGGCGCCGATCCCGCCGCGCCTGCTCGGCAATTTGTTTGAACCGATGATTCGCGGCACTAATGGCGGCGACGACGTGCGCAGCGTGGGTCTCGGATTGTTCATCGTTCGTGAGATTGCCCGTGCCCACCAGGGCGATGTCCGCGTGGTCTCAACCCTGGAAGCGGGCACGACCTTTACGATCAACCTCCCGCAAGCGCCCGCTTGA
- a CDS encoding LysE family translocator → MNPFLPFMLFAFVASITPGPTNILVLTTSSRYGMLAVLPIVFGACAGAAMIVLLVGMGLGDVLGRYHGVQTALSWTGIGWLTYLAWQIFSSPAAAVESQGAAHSSQPKGPSLGMFGGASLQLINPKTWMMALAVVSVFASTDADRTTRVIDLSLAFFLISMPCMSAWAYLGASAAKLCTSARSMQRFNQAMALLLLASTWLTLWV, encoded by the coding sequence ATGAACCCCTTTTTGCCTTTTATGCTGTTTGCCTTCGTCGCGTCCATCACCCCCGGCCCTACCAACATTCTGGTACTGACCACCAGCTCGCGATACGGCATGCTCGCCGTTTTGCCCATTGTGTTTGGCGCTTGCGCCGGCGCGGCCATGATCGTGCTGCTCGTGGGCATGGGACTGGGTGACGTGTTGGGACGCTATCATGGCGTGCAAACCGCTCTGTCCTGGACAGGTATCGGGTGGTTGACGTACCTGGCATGGCAGATTTTCAGCAGCCCGGCAGCCGCCGTTGAATCTCAAGGCGCGGCCCACTCCAGCCAGCCAAAAGGCCCGAGCTTGGGCATGTTCGGCGGCGCCAGCTTACAGTTGATCAACCCCAAAACCTGGATGATGGCGCTGGCGGTGGTCAGCGTATTCGCCAGCACCGACGCGGATCGAACGACACGAGTGATCGACCTGTCGCTGGCGTTTTTCCTGATTTCCATGCCCTGCATGAGCGCGTGGGCCTATCTAGGCGCCAGCGCCGCGAAACTCTGCACATCCGCCCGCAGCATGCAGCGTTTCAACCAGGCCATGGCCCTGCTGTTGCTGGCCTCGACCTGGTTGACGCTGTGGGTGTGA
- a CDS encoding GlxA family transcriptional regulator, whose protein sequence is METSHGQRIGIILYPGFQALGLSVATVFEFANIATGEPTYEVTLLSENGGPVPTSSGYGVDSQAFDEKRFDTLIVLGDNVAAPVSARVIDYLREAGPHTRRMSAVCTGAFVLAEAGLLDGRRATTHWFHARALQQAYPNVKMEEDRIFIVDGPIWTSAGASAGVDLALAMVESDLGAQTARAIARNLVVYHRRAGGQSQFSVMLDLEPKSDRIQTALVYAKQNLKSELSVEELAGAAHLSPRHFSRVFQAETGQSPAKAIERLRVESARLMIEGGRHAIDVVAQDSGFGDPERMRRAFIRAFGHPPRTVQRIQGL, encoded by the coding sequence ATGGAAACGTCACACGGCCAACGCATCGGCATCATTCTTTATCCCGGCTTTCAGGCGCTGGGATTATCGGTCGCCACTGTGTTCGAGTTCGCCAACATCGCGACGGGCGAGCCGACCTACGAGGTCACGCTGCTGTCGGAAAACGGCGGCCCCGTGCCCACGTCGTCCGGGTATGGCGTGGATTCCCAAGCCTTCGACGAAAAGCGCTTCGACACGCTGATCGTACTGGGCGACAACGTTGCCGCACCGGTTTCAGCACGGGTGATCGACTACCTGCGCGAGGCGGGCCCGCACACCCGCCGCATGAGCGCGGTGTGTACCGGGGCATTCGTTTTAGCCGAAGCCGGTTTGCTCGACGGACGCCGCGCCACCACGCATTGGTTTCATGCGCGGGCGCTGCAACAGGCCTACCCGAACGTAAAAATGGAAGAGGACCGTATTTTCATCGTTGACGGTCCGATCTGGACCTCGGCGGGCGCGAGCGCCGGGGTTGATCTGGCCTTGGCCATGGTGGAGAGCGATTTGGGTGCCCAGACGGCCCGCGCCATCGCGAGAAACCTGGTGGTTTACCATCGCCGGGCGGGCGGGCAATCACAGTTCTCGGTCATGCTCGATCTGGAACCCAAGTCCGATCGCATTCAGACGGCATTGGTTTATGCCAAGCAGAACTTGAAATCAGAATTATCGGTGGAGGAATTGGCCGGCGCCGCGCACCTGAGTCCGCGGCATTTCAGCCGGGTGTTTCAAGCCGAGACTGGGCAATCGCCGGCCAAGGCCATTGAGCGCCTGCGGGTTGAGTCGGCGCGACTGATGATCGAAGGCGGTCGGCATGCCATTGATGTGGTCGCTCAAGACAGCGGATTCGGCGACCCGGAACGCATGCGCCGGGCCTTCATTCGTGCATTCGGCCATCCACCCAGAACAGTCCAGCGTATTCAGGGTCTGTAA